One Bdellovibrionota bacterium DNA window includes the following coding sequences:
- a CDS encoding APC family permease, whose translation MNTTENRSLIRGLAISGLSAAIFNCTVGGGIFRLPGIVYLQAGAWTPHVYLVCGALILCVGFCFALVGRQTLKTGGPYAYVMQAFGPYPGFVAGVLVWLLGTFAMASVANALMDSFAALFPAFGTLTVRSGSLLVLFAGLTLANFRTVQKSSTLLLIVTALKLLPLLALLAFGLPELRGGAILIHAPFEPKSFARTAMLLIFAYMGIESALVPSGEIRDPRKTVPISLAIALASVVVLYVSLQMVSQAVLGDGLSKNVQAPLVAVAGELFGEPGRWFLVAGAAMSMFGFLFSMTLSLPRVLYAFSERGVLPNFFCRLNPNHRTPNIAIATQSALVLVLTVSSSFEALAVLANLSAVLLYILCIAAAWIVDQRTRLSSRSSSKTIVVHACAAVSIGTMLWLLTSISIKEWAVLVCTIAVFSVLYVLAGRRSGRSGAMLPAEALK comes from the coding sequence ATGAACACAACGGAGAATAGGTCCCTCATTCGAGGACTCGCTATTTCCGGCCTTTCGGCCGCGATTTTCAACTGCACGGTGGGAGGCGGCATTTTCCGCCTGCCCGGGATTGTTTATCTGCAGGCGGGAGCATGGACGCCCCACGTCTACTTGGTGTGCGGCGCGCTTATATTGTGCGTAGGATTTTGCTTCGCCCTCGTGGGCCGACAGACGCTGAAAACAGGGGGTCCGTACGCGTATGTGATGCAAGCCTTTGGACCGTACCCGGGATTTGTCGCTGGAGTCTTGGTCTGGCTTCTGGGGACGTTCGCAATGGCATCGGTGGCCAACGCACTCATGGACTCCTTTGCTGCTCTTTTTCCGGCTTTCGGCACGCTCACCGTACGCTCGGGGAGTCTTTTGGTTCTTTTCGCCGGCCTTACCTTAGCGAACTTCCGAACCGTTCAGAAGAGTTCCACGCTTCTATTGATCGTTACCGCGCTCAAGTTGTTGCCGCTTCTCGCCTTGCTTGCGTTCGGTCTGCCCGAATTGCGAGGTGGGGCCATTTTAATTCACGCTCCGTTCGAGCCGAAAAGTTTCGCTCGCACGGCGATGCTGCTCATCTTCGCGTACATGGGAATCGAAAGCGCCCTGGTTCCCAGCGGAGAAATCCGCGATCCTCGAAAAACCGTCCCGATCTCTCTCGCGATCGCTCTGGCCAGCGTTGTGGTCCTGTATGTGAGCCTTCAAATGGTCAGCCAGGCCGTCCTCGGGGACGGACTCAGCAAAAATGTCCAGGCTCCTCTTGTAGCCGTCGCGGGAGAACTGTTTGGGGAACCGGGGCGGTGGTTTTTGGTCGCCGGCGCGGCGATGTCCATGTTCGGGTTTCTCTTCAGCATGACGTTGTCTCTTCCACGCGTGCTCTACGCTTTTTCCGAACGCGGAGTTCTACCGAACTTTTTTTGCCGCTTAAATCCGAATCATCGGACGCCCAACATAGCCATCGCGACACAAAGTGCTTTGGTTTTGGTCCTGACGGTGTCGAGTTCATTCGAGGCGCTCGCGGTTTTGGCCAACTTGTCGGCCGTGCTTCTTTACATTTTATGTATCGCCGCCGCATGGATCGTGGATCAGCGCACGCGATTATCGTCTCGGTCTTCATCCAAAACGATCGTCGTTCACGCCTGCGCCGCCGTGTCCATCGGAACGATGCTCTGGCTGCTCACCAGCATCTCCATCAAAGAATGGGCGGTTCTGGTCTGTACGATCGCTGTTTTTTCGGTCTTGTACGTGCTGGCTGGAAGAAGATCCGGCCGTTCGGGTGCGATGCTCCCGGCGGAAGCTCTGAAGTAG
- a CDS encoding NapC/NirT family cytochrome c: protein MRKWFNYFFLTVTQSPLSLAGSTITTASAFTFLALFAFESLGYSKGPYFGILTFMIVPAVFVAGLVLIPVGIWVYRRRLAQGALPRILPVIDLNNERTRKVVLAFAALTIVNLGILGIASYKGLHVMESNAFCGTTCHTVMQPEHTAHLRSPHARVNCVDCHIGAGANWFVKSKLSGSWQVVATAFNLYPRPIPYPIHNLRPARETCEQCHWPEKFVGDRLKVITRYKEDEKNTELKTVLLLRIGGIEGRESHGIHWHVDRNVNVRYLGDEKRDNIYDVELIKPDGSVVKYATQAERPKDARLQWRNMDCVDCHNRPTHIYRMPSDDLDRSIQEGKIDRSLPFIRREGLRLLKVDYSSHDDARKKIREGLTAFYAQQYPAVAAEKKEFVGRAADELGNLYSYNVFPAMKVKWGTYTNRIGHENSPGCQRCHDGDHKTAGGAAISDDCDTCHSLLAQEEENPKILAELQP from the coding sequence ATGCGGAAGTGGTTTAATTATTTTTTCCTCACGGTTACGCAATCGCCGCTAAGCCTGGCGGGTTCGACGATCACGACGGCCAGTGCATTTACGTTCCTGGCGCTGTTCGCGTTTGAGTCCCTCGGTTATTCGAAGGGTCCCTACTTCGGAATTTTAACCTTCATGATTGTTCCGGCGGTGTTCGTCGCCGGTTTGGTTCTGATTCCGGTCGGGATTTGGGTGTACCGAAGAAGATTGGCCCAGGGCGCGCTTCCCCGCATCCTGCCCGTGATCGATCTGAATAATGAGCGGACAAGGAAGGTCGTTCTGGCCTTTGCTGCGTTGACGATCGTCAATCTCGGAATCCTCGGAATCGCCAGTTATAAGGGCTTGCACGTCATGGAATCCAACGCGTTTTGCGGAACGACCTGCCATACGGTGATGCAACCCGAACATACCGCCCATCTCCGCTCTCCGCACGCAAGGGTCAACTGCGTGGACTGTCACATCGGAGCCGGCGCGAACTGGTTCGTTAAATCCAAACTCTCCGGCTCGTGGCAGGTGGTCGCAACCGCGTTCAACCTCTACCCGCGGCCCATCCCCTATCCCATTCATAACCTCCGGCCCGCGCGCGAGACTTGCGAGCAGTGCCATTGGCCGGAGAAATTCGTCGGGGACCGGCTGAAAGTAATCACGCGTTATAAGGAGGACGAAAAAAACACCGAGCTAAAAACAGTTCTCCTGCTACGAATCGGAGGCATCGAGGGGCGCGAATCCCACGGCATTCACTGGCACGTGGATCGAAACGTGAATGTCCGATACCTCGGCGACGAGAAACGCGACAACATTTATGACGTCGAGCTGATCAAACCGGACGGCAGTGTCGTGAAATATGCCACGCAGGCTGAAAGGCCGAAGGACGCTCGATTGCAGTGGAGAAATATGGATTGCGTCGATTGTCATAATCGCCCCACGCACATCTATCGCATGCCGTCGGACGATCTGGACCGATCGATCCAAGAGGGGAAAATCGACCGGTCCCTCCCCTTTATCCGACGAGAAGGCCTACGATTGTTAAAGGTGGATTATTCCTCGCACGACGATGCTCGGAAGAAGATCCGAGAGGGATTAACGGCGTTTTACGCGCAGCAGTATCCCGCCGTCGCTGCGGAAAAGAAGGAATTCGTCGGACGCGCGGCCGACGAACTCGGAAATCTTTACTCGTACAACGTTTTTCCCGCCATGAAAGTGAAGTGGGGAACCTACACGAACCGTATCGGTCACGAGAATTCCCCCGGCTGCCAACGCTGCCACGACGGCGACCATAAAACCGCCGGCGGCGCGGCCATTTCCGACGATTGCGACACGTGCCACAGTTTGCTGGCTCAAGAGGAGGAAAATCCGAAGATTTTGGCCGAATTACAACCTTAG
- a CDS encoding GNAT family N-acetyltransferase yields MQFETKEVKPKMWPEIERLFGLRGACGGCWCMFWRAEKGEKWDDMKGEMNKERFRKLIRSGQAHGILAFADGEPIGWCSFDRRTDYARLDRSPSLACADADRVWSIPCFFIQRGYRRQGVAGLLLKRAIAALKKRRAKIVEGYPVRPSPDGKPTAAAFTYTGTRPMFLEAGFKVVGNRDGGKQRVRKAL; encoded by the coding sequence ATGCAATTCGAAACAAAAGAAGTCAAACCGAAAATGTGGCCGGAGATCGAACGATTATTCGGACTCCGGGGCGCCTGCGGTGGCTGTTGGTGCATGTTTTGGCGGGCGGAAAAAGGGGAAAAATGGGATGACATGAAGGGTGAGATGAACAAAGAACGGTTTCGGAAATTGATCCGATCCGGCCAGGCACATGGGATTTTGGCGTTTGCCGATGGAGAACCGATCGGTTGGTGTTCTTTCGATCGCCGGACGGACTATGCACGATTGGACCGGTCCCCGAGTCTGGCATGTGCGGATGCCGATCGTGTCTGGTCGATCCCCTGTTTCTTTATTCAACGCGGGTATCGAAGGCAGGGTGTAGCCGGACTTCTCCTCAAGCGTGCAATCGCCGCCCTCAAGAAGCGGAGAGCGAAAATAGTGGAAGGGTATCCGGTGCGCCCCTCTCCCGACGGGAAGCCGACCGCAGCCGCCTTTACGTATACGGGCACTCGACCGATGTTTCTAGAGGCGGGTTTTAAAGTCGTCGGGAACCGAGACGGAGGGAAGCAGCGTGTGCGTAAAGCGCTGTAA
- a CDS encoding adenosine deaminase has translation MKGFIEKLPKAELHIHIEGSLEPEQIFALAKRNQIKLKHASVAVLRRAYEFTNLQSFLDVYYEGMSVLQTEQDFYDLMTAYLKKAHSQNVRHAEIFFDPQAHTSRGVAFETVIHGLRRAQEDAESKSGISTRLILCFLRHLSQDDALKTLEEALPFKKWFVAVGLDSSEVGHPPSKFTKIFSLARSEGLLTVAHAGEEGPPEYIWEAIEQLHASRIDHGVRCLEDPALIRYLAEKHIPLTVCPLSNVRLRVFNEMKDHTLKRLLDYGLCVTVNSDDPAYFGGYINENFVAAQKALGLKKDNLLTLAQNSFKASFLSEKDKSRHLSEFTVPG, from the coding sequence GTGAAGGGGTTCATCGAAAAACTCCCCAAAGCGGAGTTGCACATTCACATCGAAGGTTCGCTGGAGCCCGAACAGATCTTCGCCTTAGCGAAGCGAAATCAAATCAAATTGAAGCACGCGTCCGTAGCGGTGCTTCGGCGGGCGTATGAGTTCACCAACCTTCAATCTTTCCTGGACGTGTACTACGAGGGAATGTCGGTTCTTCAAACCGAACAAGATTTCTACGACCTGATGACGGCTTACTTGAAAAAGGCCCACTCGCAAAATGTCCGCCATGCGGAAATCTTTTTCGATCCCCAGGCGCACACTTCACGCGGGGTCGCTTTTGAAACCGTGATTCACGGCCTGCGGCGAGCCCAGGAAGACGCCGAATCGAAATCAGGCATTTCGACGAGGCTTATTCTTTGTTTCCTTCGTCATTTGAGCCAGGACGATGCGCTCAAGACGCTCGAAGAGGCCCTCCCGTTCAAGAAATGGTTCGTCGCAGTCGGACTGGATTCCTCCGAAGTGGGGCACCCGCCGAGTAAGTTCACGAAAATCTTCAGTTTGGCTCGGTCGGAAGGTTTGTTAACGGTGGCGCACGCGGGAGAAGAGGGCCCGCCGGAATATATCTGGGAGGCGATCGAGCAGTTGCACGCTTCGCGGATTGATCACGGCGTTCGCTGTCTGGAAGACCCCGCGCTTATCCGATACTTGGCCGAGAAACACATTCCACTCACCGTATGTCCTCTGTCAAATGTTCGCCTGCGCGTCTTTAACGAGATGAAAGACCACACCCTTAAACGGCTGCTCGATTATGGGCTGTGCGTCACCGTCAATTCGGACGATCCCGCTTATTTTGGGGGATATATCAACGAGAACTTCGTGGCGGCTCAAAAAGCGCTCGGACTGAAAAAGGACAATCTTTTGACGCTGGCCCAAAACTCCTTCAAAGCTTCGTTTCTGTCCGAGAAAGATAAGTCTCGGCATCTTTCGGAGTTCACGGTGCCTGGTTAG
- the menA gene encoding 1,4-dihydroxy-2-naphthoate octaprenyltransferase: protein MTGPGRYWRAVRPFSLPASVVPVFLGSVLGVSELGFSSFHPAAFILTLMGVVALHCVGNLVNDYFDDRKGVDTGPYGSRGSLATKEMTPAGVRRLIAIFLVIASACGIVLTFTRGTFVPLLGGVGVLLAFTYTAYPIHLKYRGVGDLVIVLGFGPLVVLGSNMVQTQHFSWKSVFIALPITFLVDAILHANNTRDLTIDRQNRIRTWAGILGPSGARTFYSLLLIGAYVSVATLVSVSVLTPVALVTFLTIPVAWKLHRMMDRQEQIEAAAFAFIDAKTAQLHLVFGLLLSASLIPPVLIR, encoded by the coding sequence ATGACCGGCCCCGGTCGCTACTGGCGTGCGGTCCGTCCATTTTCTCTTCCGGCCTCGGTCGTCCCCGTATTTCTGGGATCCGTGCTTGGAGTGAGCGAACTGGGATTCTCTTCGTTTCATCCGGCCGCCTTCATCCTGACGCTTATGGGCGTAGTAGCGCTCCACTGCGTCGGAAATCTCGTCAACGACTATTTTGACGATCGTAAAGGGGTTGATACCGGGCCGTACGGTTCTCGAGGATCCTTGGCCACGAAAGAAATGACGCCGGCCGGGGTGCGCCGCCTGATCGCGATCTTTCTTGTCATCGCTTCGGCGTGCGGAATCGTTCTGACGTTCACCCGGGGGACGTTTGTCCCTCTCCTCGGAGGTGTCGGGGTTCTTTTAGCTTTCACGTATACCGCCTATCCGATTCATCTGAAGTACCGCGGGGTGGGCGATCTCGTGATTGTTCTTGGATTCGGGCCGTTGGTGGTCCTCGGAAGCAATATGGTTCAAACACAACATTTTTCTTGGAAGTCGGTCTTCATTGCGCTCCCGATCACGTTCCTCGTGGATGCGATTCTCCACGCCAACAACACGCGTGATCTCACCATCGACCGCCAGAACCGGATTCGAACATGGGCCGGAATCCTTGGACCCTCCGGCGCCAGGACATTCTATTCGCTGCTGCTGATCGGGGCTTATGTTTCCGTGGCCACCCTCGTTTCCGTCAGTGTCCTGACACCGGTCGCCCTGGTGACGTTTCTGACGATCCCCGTGGCGTGGAAACTTCATCGAATGATGGATAGGCAAGAGCAGATCGAAGCCGCGGCGTTCGCTTTTATTGATGCAAAGACCGCCCAACTTCATCTCGTGTTCGGTCTTCTTTTGTCGGCGTCATTGATTCCTCCGGTACTTATAAGGTAA
- a CDS encoding carboxymuconolactone decarboxylase family protein, whose product MQPKPPKTYFDFIKRYPEIGEAWEILGRAGKEAGPLDAKTVRLLKLAISIGGRLEGAVHADTRRALAAGATREEIEQVIALAASTIGLPSTVAAFSWARETIRESRPKR is encoded by the coding sequence ATGCAACCGAAACCGCCGAAAACCTACTTCGACTTCATCAAAAGGTACCCCGAAATTGGTGAGGCTTGGGAGATCCTGGGCCGAGCGGGGAAAGAGGCCGGACCGCTGGACGCCAAGACCGTCCGTCTCCTCAAACTCGCGATCAGCATCGGAGGCCGGTTGGAAGGCGCCGTTCACGCGGACACACGGCGGGCGCTTGCCGCGGGCGCTACACGAGAGGAAATCGAGCAGGTGATCGCTCTCGCAGCGTCGACCATCGGTCTTCCGTCCACGGTAGCGGCGTTTTCCTGGGCTCGCGAAACGATTCGGGAATCCAGGCCCAAACGATGA
- the arsB gene encoding ACR3 family arsenite efflux transporter yields the protein MLKPRLMGIFGRFLSLWVLVCMVAGVVLGRFLPGLTDRLRGLEFADGSQINIPIALLIWLMIYPMMLKVDFASIVRAGRKPRGLVITLVVNWLVKPFSMALLAWLFFRILYAAFIPPELADQYIAGLIILAAAPCTAMVFVWSYLSKGDPGYTLVQVSVNDLIMLVAFAPIVKFLVSGTSGLEVPFRVLLLSVLIFVVVPLAAGAVSRRLLVAKKGIEWFEHHFVARFQPFSVAALLVTLVMIFAFQADNLAQRWFHVVLLSIPILLQVYFNSGLVYFLMKRLGVEYAVAAPGALIGASNFFELAVATAIALYGPESGAALATVVGVLVEVPVMLSVCRVCLSTQHWFAQENPLHRAG from the coding sequence ATGCTAAAACCCCGATTGATGGGAATCTTCGGACGTTTCTTGAGCCTCTGGGTTCTGGTTTGCATGGTGGCGGGTGTCGTGCTGGGAAGATTCTTGCCCGGCTTGACGGACCGTCTGCGAGGACTCGAGTTCGCCGACGGTAGCCAGATCAATATTCCGATCGCGCTTCTCATCTGGCTCATGATCTACCCGATGATGCTTAAGGTTGATTTCGCCTCGATCGTCCGGGCGGGGCGAAAGCCGCGCGGACTCGTGATCACGTTGGTGGTCAATTGGCTCGTGAAACCCTTTTCCATGGCCTTGCTCGCGTGGCTCTTTTTCCGGATTCTCTACGCGGCGTTCATTCCCCCCGAGCTTGCCGACCAATATATTGCGGGGTTGATCATCTTGGCCGCGGCCCCGTGCACGGCCATGGTCTTTGTTTGGTCTTACCTTTCGAAAGGGGATCCGGGCTATACGCTGGTGCAGGTTTCCGTAAACGATCTTATTATGCTGGTGGCGTTCGCGCCGATTGTGAAGTTCCTGGTGTCGGGTACGTCGGGGTTGGAAGTCCCGTTCCGTGTTCTGCTATTGTCTGTCTTGATCTTTGTTGTCGTGCCGCTCGCGGCCGGAGCAGTGAGTCGTCGGCTTCTCGTTGCGAAAAAGGGGATCGAGTGGTTCGAACACCATTTTGTCGCGAGGTTCCAGCCTTTTTCTGTCGCGGCGCTCCTGGTGACGCTGGTTATGATTTTCGCCTTCCAGGCCGATAATTTGGCCCAGCGATGGTTTCACGTCGTCCTTCTTTCGATTCCGATCCTTCTGCAAGTTTATTTCAACTCGGGGCTTGTGTACTTTCTGATGAAGCGCTTGGGCGTGGAATACGCTGTAGCCGCGCCGGGCGCCCTCATCGGAGCGTCGAATTTCTTCGAGTTGGCCGTGGCTACGGCCATTGCCCTCTACGGCCCCGAATCCGGCGCTGCTCTGGCGACCGTTGTCGGAGTGTTGGTCGAGGTGCCGGTGATGCTTTCCGTCTGCCGAGTCTGTCTGTCGACGCAGCACTGGTTCGCGCAAGAGAATCCTCTTCATCGCGCCGGATAA
- a CDS encoding Ig-like domain-containing protein, producing MKESDTSALLGFLLALSFLFAVPVVGCGSSATKSDLVPEEKVQTSSFQTSYSETLNGEDFSRITGRLEILQVDNFDNPVEERMYLLEDSVSHKTFELHFPGEPPAGLSTGSMISVQGAVEDQTIHLEAVSYSPIGALSKEAMGIEVLETPMVSEAALSNVRRAVILLVDFIDSPSSCTTESQAANIMFTGVQSVDGLYRETSFGVVSFPGDTNGNGQSDVYRVLISGSKTESCDPITWATRADEAAVNIGIDLNLYQHKVYVLPSDSTCTWAGLGNVGCAGVCRAWVKYCVADIFAHELGHNLGMAHASADWNNDGVNDSEYGDITDFMGMSNNIFRQVNGRHKEQMGWLPPSQIMEIGSAGTWTVTVAPLETEPALALYPQLVKIPKAGTGEYYYVSYRRKIGYDTALGSRYTDKASIHYNKSLSSNTFFVDTLVDSGVFQDSNSWITMTQLSHDTNGVTVRVDVPVINDAILSMTFPASGATVTGTIPVSATASESLGVVSVQFKLDGVNLGAEDTTSPYSVSWDTTSVPNGAHSLAAVARDAAGNTTATRAIVVTVSNSQPVDNIPPAVSMQFPADGETVSGVVSVWAKASDSFGVVGVQFKKNGYDWVEDTTFPYAFSWDTTRERNGTHSLTAVARDAAGHTTTSSAVVVTVSNLDTTPPFVWITYPASGATVSGTLSVSATASDINGVAGVQFKLDGGNLGAEITTGTFYSISWNTTSVTNGSHSLSAVARDAAGNTATASAVNVTVSNSSLDTSPPAVSMTSPASGATVSGTLSVSATASDNIGVAGVQFKLDGANLGAEDTTSPYSISWNTTSTANGSHSLSAVARDAAGNTATSSAVNVTVSNLSSDTTPPTISMISPTFGAIVSGTISVYATASDNIGVAGVQFKLDGVNLGAEVTTSPYYFYWNTTSAANGSHSLSAVARDAAGNTATTAAVNVTVSNLDTIPPTVSMTSPASGATVSGTTSVSAAASDNNGVAGVQFKLDGVNLGVEDTTSPYSISWNTTSVANGSHSLSAVARDAKGNTATSSAVNVTVSNITSQPPTANAGPDFSIVKDTVKTVYGSGSDPDGTIASYWWTISSTSCALSTPDASQTNIKCTVAGTFTLTLKVTDNQGLTASDSAIVTVTSPGGGGGGCGSCRIQ from the coding sequence ATGAAGGAGTCCGACACTTCCGCGCTACTCGGTTTCCTCTTGGCTCTTTCGTTCCTGTTCGCTGTACCTGTGGTTGGCTGCGGCTCGAGCGCCACGAAATCCGATTTGGTTCCAGAAGAAAAGGTTCAAACTTCCTCTTTTCAAACTTCCTATTCTGAAACTCTCAATGGCGAAGATTTTTCCCGCATAACCGGCCGACTTGAAATCCTTCAAGTCGATAATTTTGACAACCCCGTTGAAGAGCGGATGTACCTTCTCGAAGATTCGGTTTCGCACAAGACCTTTGAACTTCATTTTCCCGGAGAGCCGCCCGCCGGTTTATCCACGGGTTCAATGATCTCGGTTCAAGGCGCGGTTGAAGACCAGACGATTCATCTGGAGGCCGTTTCCTATTCGCCGATCGGTGCTCTCTCGAAAGAGGCGATGGGGATTGAGGTTCTCGAAACTCCGATGGTTTCCGAAGCGGCTTTAAGCAACGTACGGCGGGCGGTCATTCTGCTGGTGGATTTCATCGATTCACCGTCCTCCTGCACCACGGAGAGCCAAGCCGCCAACATCATGTTCACAGGGGTACAATCTGTGGACGGCCTGTATCGGGAGACCTCGTTCGGCGTCGTATCTTTCCCCGGAGACACCAACGGCAACGGGCAATCGGATGTGTATCGGGTATTGATCTCCGGCTCCAAAACGGAGTCTTGCGATCCAATCACGTGGGCAACGCGAGCTGATGAAGCGGCGGTAAATATAGGGATCGATCTGAACTTATACCAACACAAAGTTTACGTTCTTCCCTCGGACAGCACTTGTACATGGGCTGGGTTGGGCAACGTCGGATGCGCTGGTGTGTGCCGCGCTTGGGTAAAATACTGTGTCGCGGATATTTTTGCCCATGAACTCGGTCACAATCTGGGGATGGCACACGCTTCCGCGGATTGGAACAACGACGGGGTTAACGATAGTGAGTATGGAGACATCACCGATTTCATGGGGATGTCGAATAATATCTTTCGGCAGGTCAACGGGCGTCACAAGGAGCAGATGGGATGGCTTCCTCCCTCGCAGATTATGGAAATCGGCAGCGCAGGGACATGGACCGTGACCGTGGCGCCCTTGGAGACCGAACCGGCCTTGGCACTCTATCCACAGCTTGTCAAAATTCCTAAAGCAGGCACGGGTGAATATTACTATGTCTCCTATAGGAGAAAAATTGGATACGACACAGCACTTGGTTCAAGATATACCGACAAGGCCAGCATTCATTACAATAAGTCGCTATCCTCGAATACGTTCTTTGTGGACACGCTTGTCGACAGCGGAGTGTTCCAAGATTCGAACAGCTGGATTACGATGACACAACTCTCCCATGACACGAACGGCGTTACGGTTCGGGTTGATGTGCCCGTGATCAATGATGCGATCCTTTCGATGACGTTTCCGGCCAGCGGCGCGACAGTGACAGGGACCATTCCTGTGTCGGCGACAGCTTCGGAAAGCCTCGGCGTTGTGAGCGTACAATTCAAACTCGATGGAGTTAATCTGGGTGCGGAAGATACGACTTCTCCTTACTCCGTTTCCTGGGATACAACCTCTGTACCGAATGGCGCGCACTCGCTTGCTGCCGTCGCGCGGGACGCAGCCGGAAATACAACCGCCACCCGTGCAATCGTTGTAACCGTTTCCAACAGCCAGCCCGTTGACAATATACCTCCGGCTGTTTCGATGCAGTTTCCGGCCGACGGCGAGACGGTTTCAGGGGTCGTCAGTGTGTGGGCTAAGGCTTCCGACAGCTTCGGAGTTGTGGGCGTCCAATTCAAGAAAAACGGGTACGATTGGGTGGAAGATACGACATTTCCTTACGCTTTTTCTTGGGATACAACCAGGGAACGGAATGGCACGCACTCGCTTACGGCCGTGGCTCGGGACGCGGCGGGGCATACCACCACCTCCAGCGCGGTCGTTGTAACGGTTTCTAATCTCGACACCACCCCGCCGTTTGTTTGGATAACATATCCTGCCAGCGGTGCGACGGTGTCAGGAACCCTCAGTGTGTCGGCGACCGCTTCCGACATCAACGGCGTCGCGGGCGTTCAATTTAAACTCGACGGTGGGAACCTGGGTGCGGAAATTACGACCGGTACTTTCTATTCAATTTCGTGGAATACAACCTCTGTCACCAACGGCTCGCACTCGCTTTCGGCCGTGGCGCGGGACGCGGCGGGGAATACCGCCACCGCGAGTGCGGTCAATGTGACGGTTTCCAACTCGTCCCTGGACACGAGCCCCCCGGCCGTTTCGATGACGTCTCCGGCCAGCGGCGCGACCGTGTCGGGGACCCTCAGTGTGTCGGCGACCGCTTCCGACAACATCGGCGTTGCGGGCGTTCAATTCAAGCTCGACGGTGCGAATCTCGGCGCGGAAGACACGACCTCTCCTTACTCTATTTCGTGGAATACAACCTCTACGGCCAACGGCTCGCACTCGCTTTCGGCCGTGGCGCGGGACGCGGCGGGGAATACCGCCACCTCCAGCGCGGTCAATGTCACGGTTTCCAATCTCTCCTCTGACACAACCCCGCCGACGATTTCAATGATATCTCCGACGTTCGGTGCGATAGTGTCAGGGACCATCAGTGTGTACGCGACGGCTTCCGACAACATCGGCGTTGCGGGCGTTCAATTCAAGCTCGACGGCGTGAATCTGGGCGCGGAAGTCACGACTTCTCCTTACTATTTTTATTGGAATACCACGTCTGCAGCCAACGGCTCGCACTCGCTTTCGGCTGTGGCTCGGGACGCGGCGGGAAATACCGCCACAACCGCGGCGGTCAATGTCACGGTTTCAAATCTCGATACGATCCCACCGACCGTTTCGATGACGTCTCCTGCAAGCGGTGCGACAGTGTCGGGAACCACCAGCGTATCCGCTGCAGCTTCCGACAACAACGGTGTTGCGGGCGTTCAATTCAAACTCGATGGCGTGAACCTGGGCGTGGAAGACACGACCTCTCCTTACTCTATTTCGTGGAATACAACCTCTGTCGCCAACGGCTCGCACTCGCTTTCGGCCGTGGCGCGGGACGCAAAGGGGAATACCGCCACCTCCAGCGCGGTCAATGTCACCGTTTCAAACATCACATCGCAACCTCCGACAGCCAACGCCGGCCCTGACTTTTCCATCGTGAAAGATACGGTAAAAACGGTCTACGGATCCGGCAGTGATCCGGACGGTACCATCGCCTCGTATTGGTGGACGATCAGTTCAACCTCCTGCGCACTCTCGACGCCTGATGCTTCTCAGACCAACATCAAATGCACGGTCGCTGGCACCTTCACATTGACGTTGAAGGTCACGGATAACCAGGGGCTCACTGCCTCGGACAGTGCGATCGTGACGGTCACCTCCCCAGGGGGTGGCGGCGGGGGGTGCGGTAGTTGTAGAATCCAATAA
- a CDS encoding DoxX family protein — protein MAKVKRLLQVRSYPAFASTAILLMRLIAGTGFVLHGWGKIQNPFAWMGPAPVPGFFQFLAALSEFGGGIAWVIGLLTPLASLGIGFTMLVAVNLHLIVLKDPFVNPTGGSSYEPALVYLGVAVLFLALGPGKFSSDAKVFGDKKDQNHFTLKQQYHGMNN, from the coding sequence ATGGCGAAAGTAAAGCGACTATTGCAAGTGCGTTCCTATCCAGCCTTTGCGTCGACCGCTATTCTTCTGATGCGCCTGATTGCAGGAACCGGGTTTGTTCTTCACGGGTGGGGAAAGATACAAAATCCATTTGCCTGGATGGGCCCGGCCCCTGTTCCCGGTTTCTTCCAATTCTTGGCGGCACTTTCGGAGTTCGGCGGGGGCATCGCTTGGGTTATCGGGCTTTTGACGCCGCTCGCATCTCTGGGAATCGGCTTTACAATGCTGGTTGCCGTCAATTTGCATTTGATCGTGCTGAAGGATCCGTTCGTGAATCCCACGGGGGGGTCTTCCTACGAGCCGGCGCTGGTCTATTTAGGTGTCGCTGTTTTGTTCCTGGCGTTGGGACCCGGGAAGTTCTCTTCGGACGCGAAAGTATTCGGTGACAAAAAAGATCAAAACCATTTCACGCTCAAACAACAATACCATGGTATGAACAACTAG